TACGCaaagatgatgaaatgatgacaaGGCAAGAAGACAAGATACCTGCAGTACTCACCTGTCTGCATCCATCAGTGTGGGTGTCTCCTTCCCTCTTCACAGCcttcagggaggaagaggagatgcaggaaaacacagatgtgCTTTTGATGGCCATTCATTACCTGTACCAGAGGAGCTCTGTCcacgtcctccagctcctcctgggtgatCTCAACATGTTCACAGGCCACATGTGATAGGTCATACCTCAGAAGTCATACCTCTGTAGTCTCAGTCCCAGTTGGTCCCAGGCGGTCATACCCCGAATACCTTGAGAGGGAGGCTTCCAGGAGTTCCTCCAAGGTGTCTGAGCTCCACCAGCCTACAAAAGGAACTCATAATGGCATCATGAGTAAACCAACTGCTAAACCTGGTGCTTCTCTTTGATGGAACTGATTCCATCTGAAAAAAAGCTGGTTCCATTATTGTAACCCAAAACGCAGCTCCTCTGCTTTTAACAGCCCAGATCACATCAGCCCTGTTTTAGCCTCTCTTCACTGCTTATAGTAAGGCTTTGAAATGATCTTCATATTTGACTGGTCAGCACATTGTGGCTTAGCTAAGCAAAGTTATATCACTGAATTTCTGCTCCCTTGTGAGCCAGAGCCTCACATCTTCAGGCAGGGATCAGATCTTCCCAGTTCAGGATTTAAGTTGAACCTTATCTTTACAGTCAGAGCCCCTCAGACTGGACCTAAAAGCCTTTTGTTAACACTGATTTACTTCCAGCATGTCTgatctgttttattattatccTTATTGTTCCAatctttattgttgttttttaatgccttttatttggtatcattttattttgcctcAATCCTAAAATGCTTTAATACTAAgagtcatcttcatcatcagtcatcacaATAATAATGAAGTGAAATCATCCTTAAATGAAGGATGATGTCCAAAGGAAGACTTGTGTCAAAttcaatgatttatttaaaatcATGTACAAACAATACAAGACTGTCCAGGAGAGACGGGAGCTGTTGACTAAAGAGAGGATGCAGAAGACGAGActgaactgttttcatgttcagGACAGATGCTTCTACTAAAACCATCTGGGAACATAAATGTGGACGTGTCATTTTTCTATGAAAACTTTGAAGACACACTGACTGACCTCAGTAAGTACACAGGTACAGCAGTAGGATGTGGTCTCATACGAGCTGTattcacactgcaaacaggCTTTGGTTCGACAGCTCTGTCAACACGTCAACTAACAATGTCTGGGTTCCAATACTCTGGAAATTTGGTGAAGTCtggagtaaaaacaaaacaaaacttcacaTTTGGTTTGAATATTTCTGCTGCCTGGTCAGTAATGTGACTTTTTTTATGACAATGTCCTGATGAAGAATTTCAGGAACTCAAGAAAGAAAAGTCCCTTTAGCTCGTTTGCATTTGTGTGAGATAAACCAACTGATAAGAGATTTAAGCACCACAGTCACGGAGTCTGTAGAAAACATCTGATGCTTTTCGTGTCTTTTGATTGGATAAACTCAGGACACTTTAGGTGGTTGCAGACaccaggtgtgtttgttttccagtccactGCCTCCAAGTCGTAGGTGGAGAGGAGCAGCTTTTGAGGTCAGGATCGGACACGGTAAGCGTGCCGTCTCAGTGCAGCACCTCACTTTCAGCCGACCCGGATCGGGTCGGGAACACGTGGAGCTGAGGGAGGTCGATGCCGTTGTTGTGCAGATCCTCCTGCTTCTGTACGCCGTGAAGTTTCAACACCAGGTCACTGATGAACATCTGCACAGAAGAgtaattcagcatttttaaatgttagcTACCCCGACAGGCGGGACTGGTCATTACATCAGAACAAAGGTTCGCTGACATTCTGGGGATTTCGTTCAGTCTTCCATTCTTTCTCTCTAGTTTGACAACAAACCCCAACCATCAAATTCTCATGAACACATTAagtcaaacacagagcagctcacTGCACTTTTGATCAGACATAAAGAAGCAAATGGCACATCTGAtgaggactattttcagcagtggctTAATCCACACCTGGTGCTCTAATGAaagtttgtggcagcaggacatGAGAGTGAATCTAAATCTgctttcattcactcatttaacATCAGTTGTGTTTCCTCTAAAATTTGCTTCATGTTcactctgaaaacatttttgaaaagaaGTCATGGACGAAGCTGCCTCTGCGTGGTTCTCacctctgtgctgttgttgcAGGAGTGAAAGATCTcctggaagacaaagagacacgaGACACTGTGAgtcaaacagagagacagattggCAAACAGGCCGACGGTCGGACACTTACCTGCAGTCTCTGTGttctctcctcatctgtctTCAGGTCCAGCAGCTCATCAATGTTCACCTCCTCTggcatctcctcctcctgaaaaACACCACAGACCGTTTCATCAGTTTCACTCGGAAAATAATGAACtcagcaaaaacacaactgcGTCACTTAAAGCTGATAAGAAAAGTTAACGTGAGAAATAAGATCACGTAAAGAAAAATCTGTCTCATGAATGGAGACAGACGGTTGTGGTCCTTTTGTTGTTCAGACCTGTGATTAAGAGATTTGTAGGTAGATGATGAAGACAAAATCCAAACACTGTTATCTTTTCACTCCGCTGTGAAACTCCTGTGATGTTCTGGTAagaaaatactttattgatcagagggatcaaaataaataatataaaggATACAGAATTGCAAAAAACAGGTTTATGACGTagaaatgggaaagaaacatcGACACAGAGCTACAGTTGCAGTCAAAATTATTCAACTCCCACTGCATATTAGGCTTATCGGCAAAATGTAcaatttttcagctgtttgcaataAACAAAGTAGACAAGAACAGTAATagttaaataaagaaaaatagtttaataaaactaatattaccatgtttttatccaaattcaacacaaaatgctacttttaatCACTACTGCAGTCTTAAAATTATTCAACCCTCTGTCTCAAACACGCCTGATGCAACTAATCAAAATTACCCACCCCCTCTTTCAAGCACACTTAGTGCAACTAATCAAGGGAGATGGAACACATAAATACCTGGACTGGCTAGGAGTTTGTTGAGATTGACGTTTGATTGCATGTTAGAACTATGGCTAAGTCCAAAGAATTGTCCAAAAAGTTCAGAGAAGAGATCATTGCCTTGCACAAACAAGGCAAAGGATACAAAGGACAGCAAAAGCTCTGAATGTTCCTAGAGATACAGTTGGAAGCATAGTTCACAAGTTCAAAGTTAAAGGAACAGTGGCTACACTACCTGGACGTGGCAGAAAgaggaattgttggtttctttgtagataaagagcttggtctgtaccagctctatatggaaagtgtcctgagacaacttctgttgtgatttggcgctatacaaataaaactgaattgaattgaattgaattgaattgaattgaattgaattgaattgaattgaaagtaTCAGTGGCTGCCACCAGATTCCTTAGAAAGCAAGTGGTCAAAAACCATCGAGTGACTgcaaaacacctgcagcaagACTTGGTGGCAGCAGGCACTGGGGTTTCAGTTTGACCAGGAAGGCGCATTCTGAACACTGAAGGGCTCCATGCCCGGACTCCAAGACATACACCACTACTGACccaaaagcacaagaaaagtcgaaagaaaaagaatgaagCGTATGCTGAAAAGAACACCCTGtctacagtgaagcatggtggtcCGATGAGGCTGacgaggctctgaaggactgcttcgataCAACAGTGTGGgaaatattcagtgactctcgTGAGGcggacattgacagtttgatAGGCAGCATCATGGACGACATAAAgttctgtgtggagaacactgtaccccCCAGGACTGCACGGtgtcactcaaacaacaaaacatggaACTTGCAGTGCAATAAatcaattcctatgtgcaatataggaaactattcactatcattactccagtcaggagtactatcattcaatgtgcaATACCAGTAtagtttgctcatatttcattactccttgtttatattgtttggttgatatttaatatttaatgtccttttactgatgccctctatgtttgctatccacttttgttgctgtaatacctgaaatttccccactgagggactaataaaggtattatcttatcttatcttattaatCCTTACATTAAGGCTCGAAGAAGTAGAAGTTGACtattgtcggcctcatcacagatggggacaagaggtcatacagaggactcatccaggattttgtggactggtgccagcagaaccacctcctgattaatgctAGAAAAACCGAGAAGCTGGTCGTTGACTTCGTCGTCGCCTgtactctcccccatcaccagtgaacatccagggaaggaacattgagatggtgacagaATTGTGActtgaattgggacacagccaatCTGAAACATGTGGCGGCatggtggaacagcaggtagtgcgcgtgcctcacagcaagaaggtcgccagttcgatccccggctcgggcagggcctttctgtgtctgtttgttcgTTGGCATGTTGTTCCCGTGCATGctggcttctctccggcttcctcccacagaccaaaaacatgctcgttaggttgattggtgactctaaattgcccctaggtgtgagtgtgtgtgtgaatggttgtttgtgtgtgtgtttgtgccttgcgattggctggcgaccggtccagggtggacctcgcctctcgcccgttgacagctgggataggctccagcccccccccccccccccaaccctgaaagggatagtcagtatagaaaatggatggatgaaatgtgtgtgtttgtctgtgtgtgtgtatgtgtgtgtgtatctgtttgtttgtgtgtgggtgtgtatatgtgtatttgTCTGGGTGTGTGCAAgtgtctctgtgtatgtgtgtgtttgtctgtgtgtgtgtgtgtatgtgtgtgtttgtcagtgtgtgtgtaaaggccATCAAAACCTGTCTTTAAACTTTAAatgccagaaacacacacacacacacacacacacacacacacacacaaacaaacccacacacatacacacttatGCACACAGATGTCTTCAGCGATCAGGACGTCTGATCTCTGATTgactctcctctctgttgtcatggtgatctgacctctgacctcttcactgctgctgttgtgatgatgatgagcctGTCTGGCATCTTTGTTAG
This genomic interval from Chaetodon trifascialis isolate fChaTrf1 chromosome 9, fChaTrf1.hap1, whole genome shotgun sequence contains the following:
- the LOC139336062 gene encoding protein phosphatase 1 regulatory subunit 14A-like isoform X1 gives rise to the protein MAAQRVGRRVNKVSGGGQSPGHSLQRRQARVTVKYNRKELQRRLDVEKWIDCGLDELYRGREEEMPEEVNIDELLDLKTDEERTQRLQEIFHSCNNSTEMFISDLVLKLHGVQKQEDLHNNGIDLPQLHVFPTRSGSAESEVLH
- the LOC139336062 gene encoding protein phosphatase 1 regulatory subunit 14A-like isoform X2; translation: MAAQRVGRRVNKVSGGGQSPGHSLQRRQARVTVKYNRKELQRRLDVEKWIDCGLDELYRGREEEMPEEVNIDELLDLKTDEERTQRLQMFISDLVLKLHGVQKQEDLHNNGIDLPQLHVFPTRSGSAESEVLH